Proteins from a single region of Phycisphaeraceae bacterium D3-23:
- a CDS encoding M20/M25/M40 family metallo-hydrolase has protein sequence MATLKLLEKLTTTAGVPGREHRVRKLIMNEIKGIFDSVKVDPLGSVIAVKKASPKTGKAKKSPTRVMLAAHMDQIGFLVSHIDDKGFLYLNPVGGFDTRNLFARAVTICPDPNDPKKDITGIMNPGGKPVHVAPPEERKKVPLVREFIVDTGLKAEEVKKKTKIGDMVVINAPVYYVGDHMVSQAMDDRAACWIAIEACRKLKHHDCEIHCVFTVQEEVGLRGAVASAYTVKPDIGIGIDVTLAIDTPGVPAQDACTRLGEGAAITVMDGSAIGDYDLVEAFEKTAKQKKIKYQRSILAAGGTDTGGMQRNAGGCKAITLSCPTRYIHTVTEMIHKDDIAGCRDLLAAYLGTVK, from the coding sequence TTGGCCACCCTCAAACTCCTCGAAAAACTGACCACCACCGCCGGCGTCCCGGGCCGTGAGCACCGCGTCCGCAAGCTCATCATGAACGAGATCAAAGGCATCTTCGACTCGGTGAAGGTCGACCCGCTGGGCTCGGTCATCGCGGTGAAAAAGGCGTCGCCCAAAACTGGAAAGGCGAAGAAGAGCCCGACCCGCGTCATGCTCGCGGCGCACATGGACCAGATCGGCTTCCTCGTGTCGCACATCGACGACAAGGGGTTCTTGTACCTCAACCCCGTCGGCGGGTTCGATACCCGTAACCTCTTCGCTCGCGCGGTCACGATCTGCCCCGACCCCAACGACCCAAAGAAAGACATCACCGGCATCATGAACCCCGGCGGCAAACCTGTGCATGTCGCACCGCCTGAAGAACGCAAGAAGGTCCCGCTGGTCCGCGAGTTCATCGTCGACACCGGGCTCAAGGCGGAAGAGGTCAAGAAGAAGACGAAAATCGGCGACATGGTCGTCATCAACGCGCCGGTCTACTACGTCGGCGACCACATGGTGAGCCAGGCGATGGACGACCGCGCCGCGTGCTGGATCGCGATCGAGGCCTGCCGAAAACTCAAGCACCACGACTGCGAGATCCACTGCGTCTTCACCGTGCAGGAAGAAGTGGGCTTGCGCGGCGCGGTCGCCTCGGCGTACACCGTCAAGCCCGACATCGGCATCGGCATCGACGTCACCCTCGCGATCGACACGCCCGGCGTGCCCGCGCAAGACGCCTGCACCAGGCTCGGCGAGGGCGCGGCGATCACCGTCATGGACGGCTCCGCGATCGGCGACTACGACCTCGTCGAGGCGTTCGAAAAAACCGCCAAGCAGAAGAAGATCAAGTACCAACGCTCGATCCTCGCGGCCGGCGGCACCGACACCGGCGGGATGCAACGCAACGCCGGCGGCTGCAAAGCCATCACACTGAGCTGCCCGACCCGCTACATCCACACGGTGACGGAGATGATCCACAAAGACGACATCGCCGGCTGCCGCGACCTCCTCGCGGCGTATCTGGGGACGGTGAAGTAG
- a CDS encoding 4a-hydroxytetrahydrobiopterin dehydratase, with the protein MPEPLTDDQITDALADLPGWSRQGDKLHKHYKLGDFREALAFIVRIGLEAEERSHHPELFNVYSTVKIDLCTHDAGDKVTQKDVDLAQAIEKVSVIQ; encoded by the coding sequence ATGCCCGAACCTCTCACCGACGACCAGATCACCGACGCACTCGCCGACCTGCCCGGCTGGTCGAGACAAGGTGATAAGCTGCACAAGCACTACAAGCTCGGCGACTTCCGCGAAGCGCTCGCGTTCATCGTCCGTATCGGGCTCGAAGCCGAAGAACGCAGCCACCACCCCGAACTCTTCAACGTCTATAGCACCGTGAAGATCGACCTGTGTACCCACGACGCAGGCGACAAGGTGACGCAGAAAGATGTCGATCTCGCGCAGGCGATCGAGAAGGTCTCAGTCATTCAATAG
- a CDS encoding OB-fold nucleic acid binding domain-containing protein codes for MKLDLKTLLAMPVLAIALGVGCDNNKAPSTQDGRTGPTTAEQDTVATPDLDDPAPLTDDSNDTRADPTPVVGGDHATDPPTPYLDAPPVPQRDPSPAANRRSPFPEEGEDFRGPLPATRLSDHDPFENLIDPEDIPDVVPWEQAGDYVGHEITVEGRIVNIGQTRNADVFFLNFHEDWRGKFYMVIFDDLADTLDQTVAEMFEGKLVRVQGLVEPHRGRPQIKIESMDQVEFVEE; via the coding sequence ATGAAGCTTGACCTGAAGACCTTGCTCGCCATGCCCGTCCTCGCGATCGCACTGGGCGTGGGCTGCGACAACAACAAGGCCCCGTCGACGCAGGACGGCCGGACCGGCCCCACGACCGCCGAGCAGGACACGGTGGCCACGCCAGACCTCGATGACCCTGCGCCGCTCACAGACGACAGCAACGATACCCGCGCCGACCCCACCCCCGTCGTCGGCGGCGACCACGCGACCGACCCGCCCACGCCCTACCTCGACGCGCCGCCCGTCCCGCAGCGTGATCCGTCGCCCGCCGCAAACCGGCGAAGCCCATTCCCCGAAGAGGGCGAAGACTTCCGTGGCCCGCTCCCCGCGACGCGCCTGAGCGACCACGACCCGTTTGAAAACCTCATCGACCCTGAAGACATCCCCGACGTCGTCCCGTGGGAACAGGCCGGCGACTACGTCGGCCACGAGATCACCGTCGAAGGCCGGATCGTCAACATCGGCCAGACCCGCAACGCCGACGTCTTCTTCCTCAATTTCCACGAGGACTGGCGCGGCAAGTTTTACATGGTGATCTTCGACGACCTGGCCGACACCCTCGACCAGACCGTCGCCGAGATGTTCGAGGGCAAGCTCGTCCGTGTCCAAGGCCTGGTCGAGCCCCACCGCGGCCGACCGCAGATCAAGATCGAGTCGATGGACCAGGTCGAATTTGTGGAGGAGTAG
- a CDS encoding ferredoxin--NADP reductase: MPQDKDPYNARIVERRLLHETLGIFRIAYEDADVPDFEPGQFTNLGLVAPPQAQPTTNGMDVEGPQAQRRRPGRVRLTRRAYSICSPPNEKRWLEFYIIAVDEGALTPRFFDLQVGDRLFMDPKVKGRFTLDGVPDGKDLVTVATGTGIAPFLSMYHQYKDEPNRWNRFVFIHGVRLAKDLGYRDELLQIVKDDPRVHYLPMVSREPDSAWAGLRGRVTSIFQAGQYEQIIGAPLTPEQCHIFLCGNPAMIDQLEEELTADDGPGFVAQTPRVKDGNLHFERYW, encoded by the coding sequence ATGCCGCAGGACAAAGACCCCTACAACGCGCGGATCGTCGAGCGACGCCTGTTGCACGAGACGCTGGGCATCTTCCGCATCGCCTATGAAGACGCCGACGTCCCCGACTTTGAGCCAGGCCAGTTCACCAACCTCGGGCTCGTCGCGCCGCCCCAGGCGCAACCCACAACCAACGGCATGGATGTCGAGGGCCCGCAGGCCCAGCGCCGCCGGCCCGGCCGGGTCCGCCTGACCCGGCGCGCCTACTCGATCTGCTCGCCGCCCAACGAAAAACGCTGGCTCGAGTTCTACATCATCGCCGTCGACGAAGGCGCATTGACGCCGCGCTTCTTCGACCTCCAGGTCGGCGACCGCCTGTTCATGGACCCCAAGGTCAAGGGCCGGTTCACCCTCGACGGCGTGCCCGACGGCAAAGACCTCGTCACCGTCGCCACCGGCACGGGCATCGCGCCGTTCCTCTCCATGTACCACCAGTACAAAGACGAACCCAACCGATGGAACCGCTTCGTCTTCATCCACGGCGTCCGGCTGGCCAAGGACCTGGGCTACCGCGACGAGCTCTTGCAGATCGTCAAGGACGACCCGCGCGTCCACTACCTGCCCATGGTCAGCCGAGAGCCCGACAGCGCATGGGCCGGGCTCCGCGGCCGCGTCACGAGCATCTTCCAGGCGGGGCAGTACGAACAGATCATCGGCGCCCCGCTCACCCCAGAGCAGTGCCACATCTTCCTCTGCGGCAACCCCGCGATGATCGACCAGTTGGAGGAAGAACTCACCGCCGACGACGGCCCGGGCTTCGTCGCACAGACGCCGCGCGTGAAGGACGGGAACTTGCATTTTGAACGGTACTGGTAG
- a CDS encoding PAS domain-containing protein, with product MVSKADSCRVDLAYTLGGDDRIEGLCPYWSRAARDRMGLRLDEDCVLGRPVWDFINGGATLRLYDALIWHVRITGKRASFRYRGDCPGAIRYMRMTLTPGTGRRIHLRSELLHDQPTARAVFFTHVGYRQCPDLMQCSLCHKLEADGRWFTLSEALEHTTLIDELFPTEIGDTVCDSCRTKLELQLGVVL from the coding sequence GTGGTAAGCAAGGCAGACTCGTGTCGCGTGGACCTGGCGTACACGCTGGGCGGCGACGACCGCATCGAAGGGCTGTGCCCGTACTGGTCCCGCGCGGCGCGCGACCGCATGGGGCTCCGGCTTGACGAGGACTGTGTGCTGGGTCGCCCGGTGTGGGATTTCATCAATGGCGGGGCCACGCTCCGCCTCTACGACGCCCTGATCTGGCACGTCCGCATCACCGGCAAACGCGCGAGCTTCCGCTACCGCGGCGACTGCCCCGGCGCGATCCGCTACATGCGCATGACCCTCACGCCCGGCACGGGACGACGCATCCACCTGCGCAGCGAACTGCTCCACGACCAGCCCACCGCCCGGGCCGTCTTCTTCACCCACGTCGGCTACCGCCAGTGCCCGGACCTGATGCAGTGCTCGCTGTGCCACAAGCTCGAGGCCGACGGCCGATGGTTCACCCTCAGCGAAGCCCTCGAACACACCACCTTGATCGACGAGCTCTTCCCCACCGAGATCGGCGACACCGTCTGCGACTCGTGCCGGACGAAGCTGGAGCTGCAGTTGGGGGTGGTGTTGTGA
- a CDS encoding four helix bundle protein, protein MAEDDPKYDLAERTAKFGESSVRFARTIQLDAVTDPLIRQMVRAATSVGANYAEADEAGSKKEFRYRISLCSRESRESKHWLRMIGQAVPDAQKDELRKLWKEADELARIFASIYRSSAGKA, encoded by the coding sequence ATGGCCGAGGATGATCCGAAGTACGACTTAGCGGAAAGAACCGCGAAATTTGGGGAATCCTCTGTACGTTTCGCTCGGACGATTCAGCTTGACGCGGTCACGGACCCGCTGATCCGGCAAATGGTGCGGGCGGCAACTAGTGTCGGCGCGAACTACGCCGAGGCTGACGAGGCGGGGTCGAAAAAAGAGTTTCGGTATCGCATCAGCCTGTGTTCGCGTGAGTCTCGTGAATCGAAGCACTGGCTGCGGATGATAGGACAAGCAGTCCCAGATGCGCAAAAAGACGAACTGCGCAAACTCTGGAAGGAGGCCGACGAGCTTGCCCGCATCTTCGCAAGCATTTATCGCAGCAGTGCCGGTAAAGCGTGA
- a CDS encoding phosphoribosylaminoimidazolecarboxamide formyltransferase has translation MPTTIPLKYGCNPNQPHAAIRYAGEGDNPLNVVNGSPSYINALDALRAWELVRDLKRATGKPAAASFKHVSPAGAAVSPGMNGEGDTLDADFCKAHFYPSPNDHDYSPIAAAYARARSSDRVASFGDFIAVSEPVDLSLAKLIKPEVSDGIIAPGYDDAARELLAAKKGGKYVMLQIDPAYDPGKHVESRTCFGLTMEQDYNDCVIDTALLKNVVTTNTQLPGDAVEALLVATATIKHTQSNSIGVALGGQAVGIGAGQQSRIACTRLACDKADRFLLKQHPKSLALIDQFKPGTGRPEKVNALDQFTRYHELDDTELAELRAVLVSDPDPITRDEALAWCASFGDLALSSDAFIPFRDNLDRAKRSGVKYVLHAGGSARDDLVTAAANDHGMVMALSGLRLFLH, from the coding sequence ATGCCCACCACGATCCCACTCAAATACGGCTGCAACCCCAACCAGCCCCACGCCGCGATCCGCTACGCCGGCGAGGGCGACAACCCGCTGAACGTCGTCAACGGCTCGCCCAGCTACATCAACGCGCTCGACGCCTTGCGCGCCTGGGAGCTGGTCCGCGACCTCAAGCGCGCGACCGGCAAGCCCGCGGCCGCCTCGTTCAAGCACGTCTCCCCGGCCGGCGCAGCGGTGTCCCCCGGAATGAACGGTGAAGGTGACACGCTCGACGCCGACTTCTGCAAGGCACACTTCTACCCGTCGCCCAACGACCACGACTACTCGCCGATCGCCGCGGCGTATGCGCGGGCGCGGTCCTCCGACCGGGTCGCGTCGTTCGGCGACTTCATCGCGGTGAGCGAGCCCGTCGATCTCTCCCTCGCCAAACTCATCAAGCCCGAGGTGTCCGACGGCATCATCGCGCCCGGCTACGACGACGCGGCCCGCGAATTGCTCGCCGCGAAGAAGGGCGGCAAGTACGTCATGCTGCAGATCGACCCGGCGTACGACCCGGGTAAGCATGTCGAGTCGCGCACCTGCTTCGGGCTGACGATGGAGCAAGACTACAACGACTGCGTGATCGACACGGCGCTCTTGAAGAACGTCGTGACAACCAATACGCAACTTCCCGGGGATGCTGTGGAGGCATTGCTCGTGGCGACGGCCACGATCAAGCACACGCAGAGCAACTCGATCGGCGTCGCGCTGGGCGGGCAGGCCGTGGGCATCGGCGCGGGCCAGCAGTCGCGCATCGCGTGTACCCGCCTGGCGTGCGACAAGGCCGACCGCTTCCTGCTCAAGCAGCACCCCAAGTCGCTCGCGCTGATCGACCAGTTCAAGCCCGGCACGGGCCGGCCCGAGAAGGTCAACGCGCTCGACCAGTTCACCCGCTACCACGAGCTCGACGACACCGAGCTGGCGGAGCTGCGCGCGGTGCTGGTAAGCGACCCCGACCCGATCACCCGCGACGAAGCGCTCGCGTGGTGCGCGTCCTTCGGCGACCTCGCGCTGTCGAGCGACGCGTTCATCCCCTTCCGCGACAACCTCGACCGCGCCAAGCGCAGCGGCGTGAAGTACGTCCTCCACGCCGGCGGCTCGGCAAGGGACGACCTCGTCACCGCCGCCGCCAACGACCACGGCATGGTCATGGCGCTGTCGGGGCTCCGGCTGTTCTTGCATTAA
- a CDS encoding exodeoxyribonuclease III, producing MRITTWNVNGLRAALRKGFAEHVERIAPDVLMLQEVRALPEQLPDEWQDPDGWHVLWNPAQKKGYAGTAILSRHPIETHEVGLTKTDKDPEGRLLTATVRGVSVGCVYLPSGSSGEHRQVEKEKWMKRFKPWADRQRRRDAPFLFGGDLNIAHTERDIFYAKGNAKTSGFLPHERDWLGKVLTTGWRDLVREDYDTLLDDEGEHHGDVVARYGVEGEGIDPAKHGPYSWWSNRGSARHNNRGWRIDYLLANEQAAALFKAAHIDRAAGLACSDHAPVSVDLDV from the coding sequence ATGCGGATTACCACCTGGAATGTCAACGGCCTGCGCGCCGCGTTGCGCAAGGGATTTGCCGAGCACGTCGAGCGCATCGCGCCGGACGTGCTCATGCTGCAAGAGGTCCGCGCGCTGCCCGAACAGCTCCCGGATGAATGGCAGGACCCCGACGGCTGGCACGTGCTGTGGAACCCCGCGCAGAAGAAGGGCTACGCCGGCACCGCGATCCTGTCGCGGCATCCGATCGAGACACACGAGGTCGGGCTCACCAAGACGGACAAAGACCCCGAGGGCCGACTGCTCACCGCGACCGTCCGGGGTGTCAGCGTCGGCTGCGTGTACCTGCCGTCGGGTTCGTCGGGCGAGCACCGCCAGGTCGAAAAAGAGAAATGGATGAAGCGCTTCAAGCCCTGGGCCGACCGGCAACGCAGACGCGATGCGCCCTTCCTCTTCGGCGGCGACCTCAACATCGCGCACACCGAACGCGACATCTTCTACGCCAAGGGCAACGCCAAGACCTCCGGCTTCCTCCCGCATGAACGCGACTGGCTGGGCAAGGTCCTCACCACCGGCTGGCGCGACCTGGTCCGGGAAGACTACGACACGCTCCTGGACGACGAAGGCGAGCACCACGGCGACGTCGTCGCACGCTACGGCGTCGAGGGCGAAGGCATCGACCCCGCCAAGCACGGCCCGTACTCCTGGTGGTCCAACCGCGGCAGCGCACGACACAACAACCGCGGCTGGCGCATCGACTACCTCTTAGCCAACGAGCAGGCGGCCGCGCTATTCAAGGCCGCACACATCGACCGAGCCGCCGGCCTCGCGTGCAGCGACCACGCGCCGGTGTCGGTGGACCTGGATGTTTGA
- a CDS encoding helix-hairpin-helix domain-containing protein: protein MIASVTGTLTDLLGETAYLDPGHGLVYEVLLPAFAAHRLAVSVGQPVTLHTLHFMESNNQGATYLPRLAGFLSVDDRAFYELFVTCKGIGHKRALRAMVLPTHQLALAIADRDVKTLQTMPEVGKKTAETIAVTLRDKVERFITPGSGAAGTTDADTGDDSGGVAGDVAAARRDRGVVTTGRAARSGSGVDRRGVVAGRPADGGRSACRGGVPDQGRGVGQGF from the coding sequence ATGATCGCAAGCGTCACCGGCACACTCACCGACCTCTTAGGCGAAACCGCCTACCTCGACCCCGGGCATGGGCTGGTGTACGAGGTCCTTTTGCCCGCGTTCGCGGCGCATCGGCTGGCGGTGTCGGTCGGGCAGCCCGTCACGCTGCACACGCTGCACTTCATGGAATCGAACAACCAGGGTGCGACGTACCTGCCGCGCCTGGCGGGGTTTTTGTCGGTCGACGACCGCGCGTTCTACGAGCTGTTTGTGACCTGCAAGGGGATCGGGCACAAGCGGGCGCTGCGGGCGATGGTGCTGCCGACGCACCAGCTCGCGCTGGCGATCGCGGACCGGGATGTGAAGACCCTGCAGACGATGCCGGAGGTCGGCAAGAAGACGGCCGAGACGATCGCGGTGACGCTGCGGGACAAGGTCGAGCGCTTCATCACCCCCGGAAGTGGTGCGGCCGGTACGACGGATGCGGACACCGGCGATGATTCTGGGGGGGTGGCCGGCGACGTCGCTGCAGCGCGGCGCGATCGAGGTGTTGTTACAACTGGGCGAGCAGCGCGCTCAGGCAGTGGTGTGGATCGACGAGGCGTTGTCGCAGGACGACCCGCCGACGGAGGTCGATCAGCTTGTCGCGGCGGTGTACCGGATCAAGGGCGGGGGGTAGGGCAGGGTTTTTGA
- a CDS encoding sigma-70 family RNA polymerase sigma factor, whose product MAQPPDSPLNRTLAAAADGNGEAWAVLVESYSRRVFGLLFKQCKDRDLAEELTQDTFVKIVQKLTNKPGQSGGYQEQGRFEPWLFRIAMNNLRDEMRRRGRQARPMDMSPAASAGGGQSAPSGWAAAEQQVISGAPSAPAGPFDACDHSEQVDRLRAAIATLPEQDQEVLHLRHTAGLSFAQIAESLDQPLGTVLARGHRALGKLKKILNPAPMNHETNTTPQTRTA is encoded by the coding sequence ATGGCCCAACCGCCCGATAGCCCGCTGAATCGGACCCTGGCCGCCGCCGCGGATGGTAACGGCGAGGCGTGGGCGGTGCTGGTCGAATCCTACAGCCGACGGGTGTTTGGATTGTTGTTTAAGCAATGTAAAGACAGGGATTTAGCGGAAGAATTGACACAGGATACGTTCGTCAAGATCGTCCAGAAGCTGACGAATAAGCCCGGCCAGTCGGGCGGGTACCAGGAGCAGGGGCGGTTTGAGCCCTGGCTGTTCAGGATCGCGATGAATAACCTCCGAGACGAGATGCGACGGCGCGGGCGACAAGCCCGGCCGATGGATATGAGCCCCGCGGCCAGCGCGGGCGGCGGTCAGTCGGCACCCAGCGGATGGGCGGCCGCCGAGCAGCAGGTCATCTCAGGCGCACCCTCGGCACCCGCCGGACCATTCGACGCCTGCGACCACAGCGAGCAGGTCGATCGGCTCCGCGCCGCGATCGCCACCCTCCCCGAGCAGGACCAGGAAGTCCTCCACCTCCGGCACACAGCCGGGCTGAGCTTCGCACAGATCGCCGAGTCGCTGGACCAGCCCCTGGGCACCGTCCTCGCCCGGGGCCACCGCGCGCTGGGCAAGCTGAAAAAGATCCTGAACCCCGCGCCCATGAACCACGAAACCAACACCACCCCCCAAACCCGCACCGCCTGA
- a CDS encoding superoxide dismutase family protein — translation MTRLIAAAALCSTFAFAPGCCHTGKKHDGDAMHGQKEKITHAICILSATDGNAVTGWVKFEQTAQGTRVTAEVAGLTPGLHGFHVHHLGDISAPDGTATAGHYNPHGVDHGLPGEGEGHGHMEVGGHVGDLGNLDANAQGRATYDVTYKDLKLHFILGRSIIVHRDEDDGGQPTGNAGPRIAQGVIGIDAAE, via the coding sequence ATGACCCGCCTCATCGCCGCCGCCGCCCTGTGCTCGACCTTCGCCTTCGCCCCCGGCTGCTGCCACACCGGCAAGAAGCACGACGGCGACGCCATGCACGGCCAGAAAGAAAAAATCACCCACGCCATCTGCATCCTCAGCGCGACCGACGGCAACGCCGTCACCGGCTGGGTCAAGTTTGAACAGACCGCCCAGGGCACCCGCGTCACCGCCGAGGTCGCCGGGCTCACCCCCGGGCTCCACGGCTTCCACGTCCACCACCTCGGCGACATCTCCGCGCCCGACGGCACCGCCACCGCCGGCCACTACAACCCCCACGGCGTCGACCACGGCCTCCCCGGCGAGGGCGAAGGCCACGGCCACATGGAGGTCGGCGGACACGTCGGCGACCTGGGCAACCTCGACGCCAATGCGCAAGGCCGAGCCACCTACGACGTTACCTACAAGGACCTCAAACTCCACTTTATCCTCGGCCGCAGCATCATCGTCCACCGCGACGAAGACGACGGCGGACAACCCACCGGCAACGCCGGCCCACGCATCGCCCAAGGCGTCATCGGCATCGACGCCGCAGAGTAA
- a CDS encoding serine protease, producing the protein MLKRLLPMTALLAFALVPLNDAAGGEDYIDDRSIVSGIEREATVLIEAEASTDNAELQTQLRRRTAALDAPAEGVLVEQDDDGEGVYERAADGVLVVAGLYLCGSCDNYHANCASGFIISEDGLAVTNHHVVKNTDNLTMVARTHDGRVVPIVEVLASNEQDDVALVRLSPEHGPYTALPIARDAVVGERVHAITHPDGRFYCYTSGEVSRFFMEPRRRGAGTRRMQITADYAKGSSGGPILNDRGQVVGMVTTTTSVYYNTENGRQENLQMVFHNCVPYESILDLFAGAESGGE; encoded by the coding sequence ATGCTGAAACGACTGTTGCCGATGACCGCCCTGCTCGCGTTCGCGCTGGTCCCGTTGAACGACGCGGCGGGCGGCGAGGACTACATCGACGACCGCTCGATCGTCAGCGGCATCGAGCGTGAAGCGACCGTGTTGATTGAGGCCGAGGCCTCGACGGACAACGCCGAGTTGCAGACGCAGCTGCGTCGTCGGACGGCGGCGCTCGACGCCCCGGCCGAGGGTGTGTTGGTCGAGCAGGACGACGACGGCGAGGGTGTCTACGAGCGTGCGGCCGACGGCGTGCTGGTCGTGGCGGGGCTTTACCTCTGTGGCAGCTGCGACAACTACCACGCGAATTGCGCGTCGGGCTTCATCATCAGCGAGGACGGCCTGGCGGTGACGAACCACCACGTCGTCAAGAACACGGACAACCTGACGATGGTCGCGCGGACGCACGACGGCCGGGTCGTACCGATCGTCGAGGTGCTCGCGTCGAACGAGCAGGACGACGTGGCGCTGGTACGCCTGTCGCCCGAGCATGGCCCCTACACCGCGCTGCCGATCGCGCGCGACGCGGTCGTCGGCGAGCGGGTCCACGCGATCACGCATCCCGACGGCCGGTTCTACTGCTACACCTCCGGCGAGGTCTCGCGGTTTTTCATGGAGCCCCGCCGACGCGGCGCGGGCACGCGCCGCATGCAGATCACGGCCGACTACGCCAAGGGCTCGTCGGGCGGGCCGATCCTCAACGACCGCGGGCAGGTAGTCGGCATGGTGACGACGACGACGAGCGTGTACTACAACACGGAGAACGGCCGGCAGGAGAACCTGCAGATGGTGTTTCACAACTGCGTGCCGTACGAGAGCATTCTGGATTTGTTTGCGGGGGCAGAATCAGGCGGGGAGTAG
- the trxB gene encoding thioredoxin-disulfide reductase — protein sequence MNQTDLPIEQTVIIGSGPAGWTAAIYAARAQLNPLVFAGRSAGSLLAGGQLMLTTEVENYPGFPDGVTGPDMMQKFFEQAARFDTRVVTDEGPVNGKDISGKLFSIFQDVESVDLSKRPFHVKGDGGYEVLAQSVIIATGAKANWLNQENEQKLATSGGGVSACAVCDGALPMFRDQELGVVGAGDSAVEEATYLTKFASKVHMFVRRDEMRASKIMAQRAKDNPKIEIHWNTEVTEVLGDKKITGVKLIQNQTDEESEMELGGLFLAIGHTPITKFLDGQLPLDDAGYLLLKDPYRSTTEIEGVFAAGDVSDHVYRQAVTAAGMGCKAAIDAERWLAEQE from the coding sequence ATGAATCAAACCGACCTCCCTATCGAACAAACCGTCATCATCGGCTCGGGCCCCGCAGGGTGGACGGCCGCGATCTACGCCGCCCGTGCACAGCTCAACCCCCTCGTGTTTGCCGGGCGTTCTGCGGGCTCGCTGCTGGCCGGCGGGCAGCTGATGCTCACGACGGAGGTCGAGAACTACCCCGGGTTTCCCGACGGCGTGACCGGGCCGGACATGATGCAGAAATTTTTTGAGCAGGCTGCGCGCTTTGATACGCGCGTCGTGACGGACGAGGGGCCTGTCAACGGCAAAGACATCAGCGGCAAGCTGTTTTCGATCTTTCAGGACGTCGAGAGCGTCGATCTGTCCAAGCGCCCTTTCCATGTGAAGGGCGATGGCGGGTACGAGGTGTTGGCCCAGTCGGTCATCATCGCGACCGGCGCGAAGGCGAATTGGCTCAACCAGGAGAACGAGCAGAAGCTCGCGACCAGCGGCGGCGGCGTGAGCGCCTGCGCGGTGTGCGACGGCGCATTGCCGATGTTCCGCGACCAGGAACTCGGCGTCGTGGGCGCGGGCGACAGCGCGGTCGAAGAGGCGACCTACCTGACCAAGTTCGCGAGCAAGGTCCACATGTTTGTCCGCCGCGACGAGATGCGGGCAAGCAAGATCATGGCCCAGCGCGCCAAGGACAACCCGAAGATCGAGATCCACTGGAACACCGAGGTCACCGAGGTGCTCGGCGACAAGAAAATCACGGGCGTCAAGCTCATCCAGAACCAGACGGACGAGGAGAGCGAGATGGAGTTGGGCGGGTTGTTCCTCGCGATCGGGCACACACCGATCACGAAGTTTCTCGATGGCCAGCTCCCGCTGGATGACGCGGGCTACCTGCTCTTGAAAGACCCGTACCGCTCGACGACCGAGATCGAGGGTGTGTTCGCGGCGGGCGATGTGTCCGACCACGTGTACCGCCAGGCGGTCACGGCCGCGGGCATGGGCTGCAAGGCCGCGATCGACGCGGAGCGCTGGCTGGCGGAACAGGAGTAG